The DNA sequence ATGTACAACGCGGGTTGTAGCTTGTTGCTGAAGAGTCACTACTGGCATAGGCATCTCCTTTGACAAAGCTGTTATCTTAATCAGGTTGCCGGCATGGTCAATCCCATAATAACTCCCTAGCAGTTCCTGGTATACATTTTCTGCCCCGTCGCTGTAGTACTGAACGAATGTAGCAGAGTTGGATGTAGTTCCCACAACTTTCGAGGCCTGATGCTTCTTTCTGGTGGCCTGTCCGCCTGACGAGGTGGTCTTTTCCGAAGCAAAAACAATATTGATTTGGAAGAAGTTAGATCCTTATTGTTGTCTAGTGAAAGTGAGATTGAGCTTGAGCGTAGAGCACTACCACTGTCTTCTCTTTCATTTATGATTGCTCAGAATGGTTTTCCCAATGAAAATGCATTTATCAGTCCAAACACTCAGTGAAATTGTTCATCTAGTACCAACCCTGCATCCTATGGTTTACAAACTAGTACTGCCCAGATTAATGCCTATTATGCTCCCAATGTTGTTACTTTAAAGGATTAAAtttagtttacccccctgaggtttgggggtaacttcatgttagtccctctagTCTCAATTTAATTAGAAACATCCCTAAGCTTTCGAATTTCAGTCAGCCGTACCTAATTTCTCTAATTATGTCGGAATCAGACGTTAAGTCTGAAAATGAGACCCACTTTAAGGACTAAAAGGGTCATTTCAAGGCAAAAAAAACCTTATGAccagtctaaaaaaaaaacttcttcttcctccgatcGTCCTCTCTCCAATCTGATACAGAGGCCTATTTTCGATTTTCCCAGCACCCACATAAGTAAATCAAAGAAACCCCATTTCAAGATACAACACTAAGCTAAACTAACACAGAAGCCcattgcaaaacaaaaaaagaagatcggggacacgcacacacacacactctctctctttctgctccttttcttcttcttcaatccctCACTTTCTGAAACGTTGTACTCCACAATTGTAGAAATCCAAAAAGCTCACAATGAATTAGCCCAGAAACCAACAACACCTAGATACCGAATTCCTCTGTGAAATGAAAGGTttgtgtgaaaaaaaaaacaaaaacaacacaagttACAGATCGAGCTTGAAGCTATGTggtttttcttcaaaaaaaatggattcaaatttgctcaccactgaatataaaactgtcatgtgttataaaacataattatagttaatcatgatgttttattaaaaaaataaatattaaatattaaattaattttacATTACGTGGCAAGTTGTAATTAgatggtgatatcaccacaaaataaaaatagtgagtaaatttgaatcCCAAAAACATGGTAGTCTTGTTGTCGAGCTCCGTTGAATTACAAGCTCAAGAAACAACCGGAAGAATGAGAGAGGGGCCATGTTCTTTGTCTTACCTCGGAGAACACGAACACCAAATTGTTGTTGTGGTCAAGTCTCCTTCAAAATCAAGTCAATGGGGAGAAAGTTGAAGTGCTCAGTTGTGAGAAAGCTTGGCGGTGGAGATATAATCAAGACCTGTCATAGAAAGGACAGAGGCTTCAACGCTATAATTAAAACatcatgatttttaaacatgtcAAAGCATGCTCATTCGTCGTCCATCTCTATCTCCAAGCCCAGTAATTAAATCACCTGCTTTCGAATAATTCATGCTCTACAATCCAATTCGTAAATTCAAGCTTCGAGGTCGGCGGTAATGGATCATCACTCTGAGCTAAAGATTGGGAATTCCGTCGAGTCCTTCCATAAGTTCGTCGACTTGCAGAGGGAGTTCTTCCACAGCCGGATCGATGAGCTCCTGAAAATTGTCGTCACCCAATGCAAACTCACTGATGCCAAACCTCTCTCGCGCACAAGAGATGGTGTGTTTTCAAATTTCGATTCTGTTCTGCATTTTGTTGCCAAGAAATTAGAAGAAAACTGAAAATGGGTTTTGGCTTGGTTTTAAGGCAGGGTTCCAGAGAGCGACGAGTTGGAGAAGGAAGCAGAGAGAAAGTTGACCATTTGAtcatgggtttttttttttttttttaagggtgtaatgaccattttagctctTAAAATGAGCCACATCTTCAAAATTGAGTGAAATTGGACAtaaatgatgaaattagaaagtttaaggatgttactgattaaattgaaattaTAGGGATTAACATGATGTTGGAGCCAAACCTCAAGAGgttaaactgaaattagtcatACTTTAAATCATATAGGCCATGTTCAGTCGCCTGCATCTACTAGATTTATCGACCCCTCTAAACAGGCTACATCACTGGGTTCTTTGGGTGCCCTGTCTCACCCATCTCACCTACTTCTGGTGGTACTATTTTCCAACCTAATTATCAAGGTGCTACAGTGTTTAATAATAGTGGACATTTTGAATTAGAACCTGCTTTACAAGGAACCCCAATGATGAATAGTTATATTACTATAGTTCAGGCACCTTACGTCATGCAAAGTACTCCATCCATTGTTGGGTATGGTCATGATGATAAAAGCATggaggtaaatcaacaatgggGAAAACTGAAACCTTAGCTAGAGATTGAAGACgaagaaacagagagaaagagtgagGAGCCTGGTATTAAACTTTCTGGTAATTGTACAAAAATGGTTGTGTCTAATTACAGTAAAAGAGACTATctctatttatactatttaGCTTATTTAAGCACCTTTTGACCTTGACTTTCTTGACTAGGACTTTCTTCTATACtcttaacatcccccctcaaatCCCCAAGCACTAGGTTGCAGTAGAGAATGTGGTTTTAGCCAAGAGGAATGAGATGAAGTGGTTGCCACAAGTTCGTAGACTCACAAGCTTGCCTACAATTCATTAGATTTTTGTCCAGAGATGAAGAAATTAGCCAAGTTCCTGGCATCTGCAAAACTTCAATTTTCTTGAAGAGAGCTTGCTGCAAATGAGGGTGAGTAGGAACTGATAATGGAGATGCATGTGCAAATGACATAGGCTTGACTTGTGATTGAAAAGCATTATTATTTGGATCAATAGCAATGGAGGGTGGCTTTGGTTAAGTGCGGATGGAAGCAGACAAAGCTTTAGGTACTGCACCAACCTGAATCTTCTCTGTGCCCTTAGTTGCACAACTTTCAGAAACAGCGGAACCTGCCATTTCAGATACTACAGGTCTTTTTACCCCTAACAAGTATTGTTTAGATGAAATGCCTTTAAGTTCAGATGTTTCCACCTCATGCTCAAAACCAAGTCCAGAGAAAACACTCTTCATATTCATTGAATTATGATCTTCTGCATGTTCCATACGCTCTGGACCCATATTTCTCTCTTGCAATTCCTCACTCTTATCATCTTCAAGTGTCAAACTGACAACAACAGAAGTATCTACCATATCCACAGTTTTATCAACCTAATTCTCTGTACTCAAAGTGAAACCATAAGGAAAGCCATTAGTAGTATTATGTTGTGAAAAATCACCATGTCAGTCTGATGAAAAACCATCATTAGAATTCTGAGAATTGATCTGTAGTTGCCGTGTGCCATCATAAGTCTGCTGCAATCCATTGTGAATATCAGCACCAAATCTACCACTTTGTGAAACAAGCCAAGTGGGGAAGAGAACTGACTATTGTTAAGTGCTTCCATATGCTATTACAGGATTCGTATTGAGGCTTCCACATCTATTGTTAAGTGTCAAATCTGCAAGAGACTCGGTCACAATGCTAAAACCTGTAGATATAGACAACAATCAAACAACTCTAAGAATACCCCAATAGTTATGGTTGCTCATAATAGCATCAATTAACTTCAAGGTTCCTCTTGATTCTGTTGCACAAATGGAGTATTTGCCATCATCGAATTCCATGCCTACAAGCTCAAAATGTATTCCTGCACCTGGTATGCCATTTAATTTGCCTATCAATGACCTCAATACTGCCTATGTTGCAAATGTTGGTCAGCATATTGGTTTTTCTGGTCAGCCCTAAGTCTATCATCAAATCAGTAGTCCAATCCAGAAAAATAGTGGCTTTTCTCATCAAAATGTCTCATTCAAGTCAGCTACTGGTCTCACTCAATAGCAGCATTACCCTGCAATCAATGGTTATGCTACTAGCAATATCTATCAACAAAGTCAAGAGTATACTGGGGACTTCACTTTGACTCTACTTTCTAATCCTCCATATGAGCTAAAACGGAATGTAGACAGGTGTATCAATTCATGGACCTAATGCACTGGCTACCGCTAATTCCTACAGGTTGAAACAAGcatctttgtttcttttcagtGTTGTGCAACCTGATGATTGGTCCCCCAACCATCAGTTCGAGAGGGGATGTTAAGAAGATACAAGAAAGTCAAAGGTCAAAAGGTGCATCAACAGCAAAAAGcagtataaatagggaaaacCTCTCTTACTGTAATTAGTTGCAACCATTTTTGTAAAATTACTAAAAAGTTTAATACAAGTTCcttctctgttttctctctgtttttctttgtCTTCTTCCTCCAGCGTAGGGTTTCATTCACCACCATTGTTGCTTCAATTTCAAGCTTTTTCACTATGACTATGAATTTTAGCATGAGTCACTCCGGGACGGATAGTACGGTACATGAGGGCTCCCTGAACTGAGCTATATATGGTTAAGTCCCATAAGGTGTCCAATCTCATGCAAAGCACCATCTTAAAATCATAAGAACCTTGCTCAACTCCAACATACCACAATTCATCAGCATCATAATGAAATCTTCCATCGGAAGGCGCAAAAGCATGAGCCAGGATCCCTTGGCGCCCGTCAAATGGTTAGACATCTCCATGATCACGACAGTGGAAACCAACCTTCAGGTCTGCATTCTCAGCGCTCTGTGCCTGGCTGAAAGTGAAGTGTGACAGGCCAGTGTGGTAGGCCATGTTTTGACAGCCCGTGCTACGAGACCCTTGGCTCGATCTAAGTTTCGGGGAGAAAACTGTAGGTGAGAATGTTAGACGGTACTTAGATGAAGGCCATTTAGGGCTTCCACTGAAAAACAAATAGTGAGCGGTGGTATGAATTGAACCTGCGAAAGAGTATTGAGTACACCCATTAGATTCAGGACCTCATCATGAGTTTTAAGATTCAAAAACTACGTAAagataaaattaattttaatcattatTATATAGCTTatagtttatgaataaaattaaTTTATCTATAGCataaatttttccttttttaaaagtTTGCTACTCCTAATTTCTTCTTATGTCTGTTGAATAACTGTTGAAGGCCTATGTTTagtactttttccttttagaaaTATATgaccattttttcttcttttagtgttaattgatcttaattagtagataatttttttttaagggaaagacGACAAGctatattaattgaaactgatGAGTATATGGAGCGATGCAAACGTAtcgaaacaaaaataataaagcataacaagatgcacaaacgcatctataatgaataaaaacaataaaacataacaagatgcacaaacgcatctaGAGTAAAGGGTAACCAGAACGTGACTTGATACCAAAAAGATTTGGTAtcgctgcactgcatatgtcacgagAGCAGTGTAAAGGTAGTAGTAACAGTAGCCGTAACCGTAACAGATGATAGAATCACCTAGGAGAGGTGAATCGCTCACCAAGAGTTCAAAAGTGACCAAGGGTGTCAAAAACTCGAATATCAGCCTAAGAATTCtgaagaaccagaaccaataccAACACAAAAGGAGCATCTGTCTCGGATCCAAGATCCGAATTTGGGTACTACTTGGGTCCCAAATTCTGACCGAAATCCTTCCCGAATCTAGAGACAAGCCCGCCAGGCCAAGAAAGGCAAGAGCCCAGGCCCAAGTATGAAGGCCCGCCTGTCGAGAAACGCTAAGGACACCCAATTTGCTGGGCACCCAAGTGCCGACCATCTCTGCGCTGAACAACCTTGCTGCCCATCCGATCTGACGCGCTGTCGACGAAGCTTGGAGAGGAGCAGACTGGGAGAAGGTGCCCATCGATCATCCTGGAGAACACAGTGACTTCTTGAATAGGACTCCTCCCCATCGAAGAACACCAGATCGCCAACGTTGGAACAAAATGGCGCCGGTCCTAAAACACCCAGATCTGTACCGATTCAGATTGTTCCAACCTTTGAGGCGCGCTCGCCTTGGCCTTGACGTCCCTCCATCGTGAACCACCAAGCGAAAACGCCGATCAGCTTCGCAGTTTGCTTCACCGCAAGCTTCCGATCGATATGCAAAAGCATTCCAGTTGCCCCAACCAGAACGTTGAACAGAGGTGAGCCAAGATCTCAGAGAGGTCGGCCAACAGGCCCCATGAGGATGGGAGACCTCAACTGGAGCCAAAATTTTTGACGTTCAAAgccctagggttagggttcgCCGCCATAGAGGGAAAAGGGAGAGAGCAGTCGCTCTCATCTTTTTTAACCAAAAGAAACTATACAATTAACAATTAGCAGAGAATCTTGAATCCTCACATAACTTTTATTCAACGTTGTACACAGgtacattatttttttattggtttgaaGAGCAGGTACATTATTTAATAACAAAGAAATATTAGAAGTTGACTCTGGGGGAACATATATAATCAGTACAAGGTGATACAATGAACAATGCTTTGAATTACTTGATCGAGCACTACTACTCAAACTTTGTATAAAGCTTTTATTCCTTGAATATCGTCCTCATGCAAACTTTTATGAACCACTCCCTCGGGGATGGTTGGATACATGATAGCTTCCTCCACTGAGCTGTGTCCAAGTCCTAGAAGGTGCCCTATTTCATGCAAACCAACACTCTCAATGTCTACGGCACCTGGTTTAGCACCTACAGACCAAGTCTCATCTGCGTCGTAGTGCAATGTTCCCTCCGTAGGGTAAGCAGCATGGGCCAGCTGTCCGCCAGACCCATCAAATGCATTCCCGTCTCCATGATCACCCTTATGAAAGCTAACCTTCAAATCCGCACTCTGGTAATTTTGAGCCTTGCTGAATTTGAAGTGAGTGTTCTTAGCCCATGTTGAGAAAGCCTGTGCGACAGCACCTGGGGCTTCGGATGGGGTGCCGGCGAGAAAACCGTAAGTCAGATGGTATTTTGAAGAAGGCCATTTTAGATTTCCATCGGGAAATGAGTAGTGAACGGTGGTATGAATTGCACCTGTAAAACAATATCAAGTACTTAAATTCTTTTGACGTAATGATCAAGTCTTAATTCAAGAGTATTATTATCTGCATGCTTTTAACAATTTTAAGGTATCTACAAGTACAGTAATGTTTTCTTGATCAGTATCTGAGAGGAAAACCACTACTAATAAACAATATAAAATTAACATGATAATCTAATTTTCTAGTAAGATGAAATACGTACGGTGCTGGCGCTTTATCTGGGTTGATCTCATGGATGTGGTGCCATTGATGATATCGGGCACACCACAACGAGGCATCATCATCGTTGATACGGTTTTGTCGTCCAATGTTCCCGTGGGCTTGAGGTGGAAATTGAGCTGGTAAGTCTTGACGGCTTCCTCCAAGAGCTCGTCAAAATCATCATCGTTGAAATGTCTGTGGTTCTCGTAGTTTAAGTAACCGAACTTTAGAAGGTACTTCTTCAGGTCATTGATGCCCTTGACCTTGTCACCTTTGTGACAACCCTTAAGATGCTCAAGGAACTCAAACGGAGATGAGTTTGCCCTTGCATTAGAGAGGAAAGAAAAGAGAGCGAGGAGGAGGAG is a window from the Rosa chinensis cultivar Old Blush chromosome 2, RchiOBHm-V2, whole genome shotgun sequence genome containing:
- the LOC112190518 gene encoding metalloendoproteinase 5-MMP, with product MAPKSDLSLFTVTLLLLLALFSFLSNARANSSPFEFLEHLKGCHKGDKVKGINDLKKYLLKFGYLNYENHRHFNDDDFDELLEEAVKTYQLNFHLKPTGTLDDKTVSTMMMPRCGVPDIINGTTSMRSTQIKRQHRAIHTTVHYSFPDGNLKWPSSKYHLTYGFLAGTPSEAPGAVAQAFSTWAKNTHFKFSKAQNYQSADLKVSFHKGDHGDGNAFDGSGGQLAHAAYPTEGTLHYDADETWSVGAKPGAVDIESVGLHEIGHLLGLGHSSVEEAIMYPTIPEGVVHKSLHEDDIQGIKALYKV